Genomic DNA from Streptomyces sp. PCS3-D2:
AGGTCTTCTGGCCCGCGCCCAACGTCGACTCCGGCCTGGTCTCCCTCGTGCGCCGCACCGAGCCGGTCAGGACGAGCGCCACGAAGGAAGAGGTCTTCGCGGTCGTCGACGCGGCGTTCGCGCAGCGCCGCAAGACCCTGCGCGCCGCGCTGGCCGGCTGGGCCGGATCGGCGGCGGGCGCGGAGGCCGCGCTGGTCGCCGCGGGCGTCTCCCCGCAGGCCCGCGGCGAGTCCCTGACGGTGGAGGAGTTCGCCGCGATCGCCGAGCACAAGCCCGCCCCGGAGAGGCCCGCACTGTGAGCACGCGCCCCGAGAGCACCCGTACGACGCCCGTCACCGTGCGGGTCCCCGCGAAGGTCAACGTCCAGCTGGCCGTGGGCGCGGCCCGCCCCGACGGCTACCACGACCTGGCCAACGTCTTCCTCGCCGTGTCCCTCTTCGACGAGGTGACGGCGACCCCGGCCGAGGCGCTCACGGTGACCTGCGAGGGCCCGGACGCCGACAAGGTCCCGCTGGACCGCACCAACCTCGCGGCGCGGGCGGCCGAGATCCTCGCCGCCCGGGCCGGCCTCGAACCGCGGGTCCACCTGCACATCGCCAAGAGCATCCCCGTCGCGGGCGGCATGGCCGGCGGCAGCGCCGACGGCGCTGCCGCCCTGCTGGCCTGCGATGCCCTGTGGGGCCTGGACACCCCGCGCGGGGAGCTCCTCGACATCTGCGCGGAGCTCGGCAGCGACGTCCCGTTCAGCCTGGTCGGCGGCGCCGCGCTCGGCACCGGCCGCGGCGAGGTGCTCACCCCGGTGACGGCCGGCTCCTTCCACTGGGTGTTCGCGGTGGCCGACGGCGGCCTGTCCACCCCGGCCGTCTTCCGCGAGTTCGACCGCCTCACCGCCGATGTCGCGGTCCCGGAGCCCGGGGCCTCGCCGGACCTTCTCGCCGCCCTCGCCTCCGGAGACCCGGACGCCCTGGCCGCCACCCTGGCCAACGACCTCCAGCCGGCCGCCCTCTCGCTGCGGCCGTCCCTGCGGGCGACGCTGGACGCGGGCCTCGGCGCCGGCGCCCTCGCCGCCCTGGTCTCCGGCTCGGGCCCCACCACGGCCTTCCTCGTCGCCGACGGGGAAGCCGCCGCCAAGGTCGCGGCAGCCCTGGTCGCCTCGGGCACCTGCCGCGCCACCCACACGGCCTGGTCCCCCGCTCCGGGAGCCACGGTCCTGCCGTCCTGACCCCCGGCTGCGCGACCCGGCTGCGCGGCCCGGCTGCGGCCTACTCAGGCCGGAGTTGAGTATCCGCACCCTGTCGGGAGACGCCCGGCCGGGGCCACCGTGGGGTCATGACAGTCAGTGCGCGAACCATGGCCGCCGCCACCCCAGCCGACCGCGACCGGTACGTCGACCTGCTGCGCGTCGCCTCGCTCGGCACCGTCATCACCGGGCACTGGCTGATGGCCGCCGTCGGTGGCGACGGCATAGGGAACCTGCTCGCCCTCGTGCCGGCCCTCCAGGTGCTCACCTGGGGGCTGCAGGTCATGCCCGTCTTCTTCTTCGTCGGCGGCTTCTCGCACGCCCTGTCCTACCGCTCCCTGGCCCGCCGCACCGAAGGGCCCGTCTACGCCGCCTTCCTGCGGGCTCGGCTGCGCCGGCTGCTGCGGCCCACCCTCGTCTTCGTCCTGGTGTGGGCCGCCGTCGCGCTCGCCGTGCAGCTCGCCGGCCGCGGCGACGGCACGCTGACCGGTGCCGCCCTGCGGCTGGTCACCCAGCCGCTGTGGTTCATCGGGATCTACCTGGCCATGGTCGCCCTCACCCCGCCACTGCTCAGGCTGCACGAGCGCCACGGCTGGGCGGCCTTCGCCGCCCTCGCCGGCGCCGCCGCGCTCGTCGACGTCCTGCGCTTCGCACTCGGCGTCCCGTAC
This window encodes:
- a CDS encoding 4-(cytidine 5'-diphospho)-2-C-methyl-D-erythritol kinase; amino-acid sequence: MSTRPESTRTTPVTVRVPAKVNVQLAVGAARPDGYHDLANVFLAVSLFDEVTATPAEALTVTCEGPDADKVPLDRTNLAARAAEILAARAGLEPRVHLHIAKSIPVAGGMAGGSADGAAALLACDALWGLDTPRGELLDICAELGSDVPFSLVGGAALGTGRGEVLTPVTAGSFHWVFAVADGGLSTPAVFREFDRLTADVAVPEPGASPDLLAALASGDPDALAATLANDLQPAALSLRPSLRATLDAGLGAGALAALVSGSGPTTAFLVADGEAAAKVAAALVASGTCRATHTAWSPAPGATVLPS